GTTATTTCCTAAAAAAGATGTAGAGCTTGCCTTAAACGCATTGGGACGTGTCAATATTGTCGACAAAGCGTATCATCGTGCCGATCAGCTTTCTGGTGGCCAGCAGCAGCGCGTATCCATCGCAAGAGCACTTGCCCAGGAACCAAAAATCATCCTCGCAGATGAACCCGTTGCATCGCTTGACCCACTGACCACCGAACAGGTCATGGATGACTTAAAGCGAATCAATGAAAACGACGGCATCACTACAATTGTTAACTTACATTTTATTGATCTTGCAAGAAAATACGCAACTCGAATCATCGGATTAAGGCAAGGAGAAGTTGTTTTTGATGGGCCTGTAGAAGAAGCTACAGATGAAGCGTTTGCTGAAATTTATGGACGACCGATTCAATCAGATGAATTATTGGGAGAGGCCACCCAATGAGTAGGCCAGCAAATCAGTTCCCTAAACGACCAACCAAAATAAAGCATTTGTTTACAGCCCTTATCATTCTTTTACTGCTTTGGATGAGCGTCGTTCAAACAGACGCCAGCTTTACTAGACTATTCGAAGGTTTTACGCAAATGTATGACTTGGTTTGGCGAATGCTACCTCCAGACCTCGATTACTTTGACAACCTAACGGAACCTATTTTAGAAACATTACGGATGGCTCTGCTCGGAACAACCTTTGGAGCCATCATTTCCGTTCCATTTATTTTGCTTTGTGCGTCCAATGTCACGACTACTTCCTGGCTCCATCAATCTGCTCGTGTTGTGCTAAACGTTCTTAGAACAGTCCCTGATCTACTATTGGCGGCCATTTTCGCAGCCATTGTCGGGTACAATGCGTTAGCTGGGGTACTGGCGCTGACGATTTTTTCAATCGGCATCATCGCCAAATTGTCTTATGAAGCAACAGAGGTGATTGACCCAGGACCCCTTGAGGCAATGAAAGCTGTCGGCGCAAACCACATACAGTGGATCATCTACAGTGTTCTCCCGCAGGTCATGCCAAAGTTTGCGTCTTACGTGCTGTATACATTTGAAGTGAATGTTCGAGCTGCCGCAATTCTCGGGCTTGTTGGTGCCGGCGGTATCGGTCTTGTATATGACCAGACATTATCCTCATTACAGTATGAGCGTACAACGACGATCATTCTTTATACCTTGCTCGTGGTCATCCTCATTGATTGGATTAGTACACGACTTCAGGAGCGATTGCGATGAAACAAGATCAAGTACAACTAAAACGTCAACGTTTCAAGGTCTGGTCAAAACGAATTGTCATTTCGTTGATCGTCCTGCTTATCTACATTTGGGCGTTTGGCGGCATTTCATTCAGCGGGATAAAAGAATCCGCCATGATTGTCACAGCAAGTATTTTCGATGGTTTAATAAACCCTGACTGGGGATATGTTTACGATCCAGCAGGAGAAGACTTATTGAGAGGTCTTTTGGAAACCGTCGGAATTGCCTTTTTAGGCATCTTTATCTCGACCATCATTGCTTTTCCCATCTCCTTTTGGGCAGCATCAAACCTTAGCAAATACCGAATTATTTCTGGTTCCGGTAAAGGGGTATTGAGCTTTATCCGAACATTCCCAGACATTGTCATGGCTCTCCTATTTATTAAAGCCGTCGGACCAGGTCCATTTGCAGGTGTTTTGGCCCTAGGTGTAGGCGCCGTCGGTATGCTGGGGAAACTGTATGCGGAAGATATTGAAAACCTAGACCATGGGCCATCTGAAGCCTTACTCGCTACAGGGGCAAACAAAGCACAAATCTTTCTTTTCGCCATTTTGCCACAGGTGCTGCCAAGCCTAGTTTCAAGCACACTGTACCGTCTTGAAATCAATGTGCGGTCCGCATCCATTTTAGGAATCATTGGTGCCGGGGGTATAGGTACAGCTTTAATTTTCGCTTTGCAGGTTCGAGATTGGTCACGCGTTGGTATCATCTTGTTTGGCATCATCTTTATGGTCCTTATCATCGACCTAATCTCAAGCTCGATCCGCAAACGTCTCGTCTAAAGAAAAGCTGTTGGAGACATACGACGGGCATTACGCACTGTAAAAAGCAAAGAAAAATAGTAAACAAGCGTTGGGCACCTCTGAAGCTTCCGGGATTCCGGAAGCTTCTTTTTTTGCACTTCATCCAATGAGCGAGACTCCAGCGGCAAAGAAAACACGATGAGGTCCTTTCGAATCGATGTTGCCCTTGTGCCCTTAGGGTGAAAAGAAAACACGACGAGGTACTCTCGACCGCTTCGTCAAAACACTTCGCTTTCCGCGGGCACGGCTTCAGCTTCCTCGGAATCTTGCTTTCCTGCGGGATCTTCAGCTCGTGCTGTTCCCGTAGGAGTCTACGTATTTTGACTACGCTAATGTTTGTTTCTGCGTAAATTTTTTATTATTTCCTGGCCTCATATAGCGAGGAAAAAGCATATTAAGATTAAGTCGTTTTGCTTACCAATTAAGACAAGTGTGCATCGTTTCATGTAAAACTGGATCATCTAGTGCAGTATTGATGCAGCGGTGTACTTATGTTTAGATAACTTCAACGCTTGCTATGCCTAAATGGAAGCAAGGTGAGATAGACCGATTAAATATCTTGAGAACAAAACCTGCTGTATTCAGTAACTTTTAAGGTGCACATGCCCACCATCCTGTATTATCTAAAGAATCGCCTTTTAGTAACTAAGCGGATCTCTGTGCTCTAATTAACTAGATGAGCCCCTTTTGAATTCATGTCACATCATAGAAAATGAGTACATCATTAAAAGCAGCCACTAGCGAGACTCCTACAGCAAAGAAAACACGTTGAGGTCTTTTCGAATCGATGTTGCACTTGTGCCCTTGGTCAGATGCGAGCTTATAGCAGCTTGCACGATCAACGACTAGAATTTCATCTCTCCAATTTATGAATCGTTAAGGATGTCTACTTTCAACTATCCATTCGTGCGTAAGACTACCAATCTATGGTACGATCATTTTAGTTTTAAAAGTCTATTTAATTTATTGAAAGGATGTGTGGCTGTGTTTTGGGTTGCTAGGTACGAATGGTTTCAATTAATTAAAAGCTTTAAAACAATAGGTGTCATCGTTTCCCTCCTTCTTATGAGCTATGGTTTATCAAGCTTACAAAATCTCGCTAGCGAGGCAATGATGACGGAGGATCTCGCATTAACCGATGTCAATGAAACCGTTATGATTGTATTCCTCTTTGGGACGTTTGGCATTGGGTTCCTTTACGTGTTTAGTTTGTCACACGACATCATCAACAGAGACATTTCATTACAATCCATACGTTTTACACTTACAAAAATATCACGACTTTCGCTTCTCTCAGGCAAATTTTTAGGTGTATTCATGTTTTGGTTTGTTTGCATCACCCTCTGTTTGTTGTTGTTGACAATTTTTTCTGGTACCAACGTTCTTAGCGGCATCATTCCACTAGCTATTTTCTTTTTGTACACAGTTGCCGCTACTTTGCTTTTGTCCTTATGCATTCCCAAACCAGGCATGAGCATGTTTGTTGGTCTACTACTTGGAATTGGAGCTCCTATATTTGCCATCGTTGCCCAATTTCGTGATGATCCGATTCTAACGATCATTCATCAGTATGTACTTCCTTACTATCCTCTATTAGAAGGGGTTACAATGCAAAGTCCTGAATTGTACTTTATTCCATTGGTATGGGCCGTAGTATTTTTCGCACTTGCGTTTCTATTGCTAAATAGAAAGGATGTGTAGCATGAAAGCACTTCACGTCGAACAACTAATGAAAAACTATGGAAATCGCCCTGTGTTAAACGGGCTTAATCTGACTATAAATGAAGGTGAACTTTTTGGTTTTGTCGGTAGAAACGGAGCCGGAAAATCGACATTCATCCATATCATTACGGGACTAATAAAAAAATCATCTGGG
This genomic interval from Aureibacillus halotolerans contains the following:
- the phnC gene encoding phosphonate ABC transporter ATP-binding protein, with protein sequence MIEFKDVSKEYPNGTKGLKNINLTINQGEFVVIVGLSGAGKSTLLRSINRLNDVSSGTITIDGQNITTANSLKLRKMRLGIGMIFQNFNLVRRSTVLRNVLSGRVGYHSTLRTAFGLFPKKDVELALNALGRVNIVDKAYHRADQLSGGQQQRVSIARALAQEPKIILADEPVASLDPLTTEQVMDDLKRINENDGITTIVNLHFIDLARKYATRIIGLRQGEVVFDGPVEEATDEAFAEIYGRPIQSDELLGEATQ
- the phnE gene encoding phosphonate ABC transporter, permease protein PhnE, with amino-acid sequence MSRPANQFPKRPTKIKHLFTALIILLLLWMSVVQTDASFTRLFEGFTQMYDLVWRMLPPDLDYFDNLTEPILETLRMALLGTTFGAIISVPFILLCASNVTTTSWLHQSARVVLNVLRTVPDLLLAAIFAAIVGYNALAGVLALTIFSIGIIAKLSYEATEVIDPGPLEAMKAVGANHIQWIIYSVLPQVMPKFASYVLYTFEVNVRAAAILGLVGAGGIGLVYDQTLSSLQYERTTTIILYTLLVVILIDWISTRLQERLR
- the phnE gene encoding phosphonate ABC transporter, permease protein PhnE — its product is MKQDQVQLKRQRFKVWSKRIVISLIVLLIYIWAFGGISFSGIKESAMIVTASIFDGLINPDWGYVYDPAGEDLLRGLLETVGIAFLGIFISTIIAFPISFWAASNLSKYRIISGSGKGVLSFIRTFPDIVMALLFIKAVGPGPFAGVLALGVGAVGMLGKLYAEDIENLDHGPSEALLATGANKAQIFLFAILPQVLPSLVSSTLYRLEINVRSASILGIIGAGGIGTALIFALQVRDWSRVGIILFGIIFMVLIIDLISSSIRKRLV
- a CDS encoding ABC transporter permease subunit yields the protein MAVFWVARYEWFQLIKSFKTIGVIVSLLLMSYGLSSLQNLASEAMMTEDLALTDVNETVMIVFLFGTFGIGFLYVFSLSHDIINRDISLQSIRFTLTKISRLSLLSGKFLGVFMFWFVCITLCLLLLTIFSGTNVLSGIIPLAIFFLYTVAATLLLSLCIPKPGMSMFVGLLLGIGAPIFAIVAQFRDDPILTIIHQYVLPYYPLLEGVTMQSPELYFIPLVWAVVFFALAFLLLNRKDV